DNA from Vitis vinifera cultivar Pinot Noir 40024 chromosome 19, ASM3070453v1:
TTTCTGGCTCATCAACTAACTGCTTAAGTTTCCATTCTAAATTGGTAGTTTGACACTTACTAttgcattgaaaaaaaataaaataaaatagaagttGGGAATAAGGTTTATGTATTGGCTGTCCACAATTTCTCTGTTGTCTGTCTTTTTGGTGTGCTAAATCTCCTCAGTGTTTGCCACATATTCAAGTTGCCATAATCAAATCAACTTTGTATGGCATGTTGACCTTTTATACTTTCAAGAACAGTTGACTTGGAGACAATGTATTCTgtgtattttcctttttccaccaGCATATAATAATCTCATGGACAATAACATGTAACTTCAATTTTTGAACATGCAGATGAGAAGTATGAGCCATTGAGTTGGGATTTGAGGATTTACATAGCTTTAGATGTGGCAAGGGGCTTGGAGTATCTTCATGATGGGGTAAGCTTTCATCTAATATGCACTAAAACATGGATCTATTGTGTGTTTGTGCGTAAAAACATGCTTTCATGTTGTGCTTatgttgattattttatcttaCTCCAGGCTGTTCCTCCTGTCATACACCGGGACATCAAATCATCCAATATTCTATTGGACCAGTCCATGAGAGCAAGGGTATgcctcaatttttatttttatttgttttttatttcttagaaAGAAAGACATGATaagcataagaaaaaaaaaatgatttacacCATATTTGTCCATGCCAAGTGGACTGTTAGACTTTATCCTTTCTTGAACATCTCAGTATGTCCTCGTCATTTTGGAttgagtaaataaaattatctgaTGTGGACTGAAAATAGAGGTCTTAATTGTGTTTTTTCGTATTAAGCACCTAGGCTCTTACAATCTTGTTGGATGTTTAAAACAGGTTGCTGATTTTGGGCTTTCGAGGGAAGAGATGGTTAGCAAACATGCATCTAATATACGAGGAACTTTTGGATATCTTGATCCTGAGTATGTATCAACAAGGGCCTTCACTAAGAAGAGTGATGTTTACAGTTTTGGGGTATTGCTTTTTGAACTTATTGCTGGCCGGAATCCTCAACAGGGGCTCATGGAATATGTTGAGCTTGTAAGATCTCTTTcgctctctctcacacacacacctATGCGTGCATGCACACACAAATAAGCATATCAGAGGAAGTGAAAAAAGTATGGAATGTTAATGGCTGTTATTATGCCAGCATGAGTGAACAGAACCAATATTGAGTCATcataatgtttattttctttgagaaacgaacaaaattgaaaatcaaagaacCTATGATCACATATTGGCTTGTATTGCTTAATTGGTACCAGTAGCACATAAGCTACCTGCTTTCTGATTTTGTCTTATGTGATGGTGATTAACAGGCAGCAATGAATACTGAGGGGAAAGTTGGATGGGAGGAAATTGTGGATTCCCGTCTTGATGGTAAATTTGATACGCAAGAACTCAATGACATGGCAGCTCTTGCATACAAATGTATCAACCGTGTTCCAAAAAAGCGACCGTCCATGAGGGATATAGTGCAAGTTTTGTCAAGGATCCCAAAAATGAGGCATAGCAGGAAGCATCATACGCAATCCTTGTCTAGCACAGCCAATGACATTGCCATTGATGTTGATCAACCAGACAGTCACACTCCAGTCAGTGAACACAAGAGGGAGGAGTCCATGGACAGCACTGCTGACACCTTTGAAGTTTAAGTGacagtttctttcattttttcattttttctttccttgtttttCAGTTTTGTTTGCTTTGTGACAGAAGGGTAGCATAGCTGCTGTAGCTTGGAGTTCTGCTTGAGTGAGTGAGAATTCAGTTCAGTTTCCCTTGTAACCATCTCTTGTAACATAATACATTCTCTTTCTCTCCCTTTTGCTAGATTGACAGATCCCAAATTCTTGTATATTAATACTAGAGAAatggaaatgaaggaaaaatagcctttctttctttctgtacCCTTTTTCCTCCATCTACATGTTTAGCAGTGATGGATCCCAAAAATATTCCATTTCAATCAAAGTCTTTGTCAACACTTATAATGTAGTTTGGCAACTTCTTGTGTGTCCCTCATCAAAATAACATGGGATTCCATGTGAAACTACTGCATCTGCAGGTGGGGAATGGGGGGATATCATCACATGTATCCCTTCAAATGGGGTCAGCCCTGCTTTCCAAAGATTGAGTTTTGGCCATGATTTGGCATAAGAGAGATGCCAACCTTCCCTTCATACTCATAATATTCACTCCTAACTCTTGTCAGTCTTTTATTTGCTTCCAAGAATGCCTGCCTCCactgaataaatatttttaattttgtgtgAAATAACatgacatattttttaaaatatactaacttttaaaaattatttttttaaaaaaattgaggtattaaaatatttttactaccccaaatttaaaaaatttaaaaaataatttctcaagaataaaataagttcatattttttgttgaagagttattatattttatataaaaagttattactattttctattttaaaaaataaaaaacaagaagtatATGCAATGACACCAactaaatcattttattttattttttctagatGACATGTATCATGTATGTATATTTGGGGAGGGGTAAAATATGGGGCTGAACATTGGGCTAGGCTAACCCAAGGTCCAGTCACGTAGCCCAATCTAGTGATTTTGCACATGGGCCCTGGTCCAAATTTTAACGCCTCAACTTGAAGTCTTGAACTAACCCAGTCTCCTGCATTCCAAGAGGCGCACTTTATCCTCAATGCTTGGTGCCGCCTCTACCATACACCCCAGGTGCGCAATACTCCTCATCCTCTCTCCACAGTCCCCACCAGTCCTATCTTTGAATAGATAATCCTTACTCTTAAACTGCAACAGCAAAACTCAGAGGGgttgaaacaacaaaaatgGCAGCCATGGCTGCTCTGCAGAGCTCATTCACTTCGCTTTCTCTCTCCTCCAACTCTTTCTTAGGCCAACCCTTCTCTCCCCTTCTTTATCCTTCTCTGGTATGTCGTCTTCCTCttcttatttatcttttattataatttgtggcttttaatttatcatatttgaagcTCTATATGATTTTATGGTGATTTCTGAGAAATTTTTGCTCGAAGTGTGATTTTAAGCGGGTGTGGCAGAAATTGGGTATATTAATGAAAACCCATTTGTAGTGATAGTGTAGCTTATAGAGAATTTTCAGTATTTGTTGATGAGTTTGAAATGGGTCTTGCGCAGATTTGGGGAATTAGTCTTGGTTTAGTGAATGGATATCAAATGTTTGTCTCCAATTGGTGACCATGGATTTGAATTTTGACATGCTTGAGGAAAACAAGTCCAAGTTAGAGTGATGTTTTAGGGCCTTTATCACCTTGGTGGCACTTTACTGTTTGGTAGTGTGGGGGAACAAATGCAGATTCTCCGGTGTCTGCATTTTTGTCCCTGTGCTTGGTTAGGTCTATGTATCCTTGCTACTAAAATCTGCCTTTAGGGTTTAATTGTAGCTTGGGCGTCAGCTTGTAGTGTGATGCTGATTTTTTTAGGTTCCTTTTCATTCACAATGTGGCTGGCTGATAGTTATTCTGAAAATATACATCTAGGAAAGATCACTGGTTCATTTCACAGCTTCAGTTCTTCCTCAACCTCACTTATCCCCTTGATTGTGCTGATGCTTTCAATAGATTAAAAGGAGTAGTGGTGATAATTTTCATTCCTGTCAATAGAAAATTGTAAAGGCTCAATCTGCAATAGAAATGGATCCTAAGTCTTTCAACTTTAATTAACCTGAGTAGAATGGTGTCATTTGCAAGTGTTACTATTGAGGGAAGTTTGAAGAATTGAGGGGTATGATGGGGAGAAAACTGACAGTACAGAAGAAATATCATGAGGGAAGAAGATAATATGCAAAGGTCACTGTGAAGCAAGCTGCATTTACCGACTTTTGCATTTAAGGAACATCAAGATTATTGAAATGAATGGATCCTccatttattattactttttttttataggtgatACTCTCTTCATTTATGTTCCATGTAATATGCAAATGACCTCTTCCCCTATGTATCACGGACACAACATGGCATAGATACACTAACACATTATGGGTCTTGAGGAGAGCAAGGATATGATAGTCTGTTACCCACATGATACCTTTGAGTTATGCCCTTCAACAggatagtttttaaaattatgttctTGGTAC
Protein-coding regions in this window:
- the LOC100245235 gene encoding calcium/calmodulin-regulated receptor-like kinase 1; the protein is MKGESSGLIIGISIGLVIGVLLAILALFCFRYHRKRSQIGNSSSRRAATIPIRSNGADSCTILSDSTIGPDSPKASGRNGMSFWLEGFKRSNVVSVSGIPEYSYKDLQKATYNFTTLIGQGAFGPVYKAQMSTGETVAVKVLATDSKQGEKEFQTEVHLLGRLHHRNLVNLVGYCAEKGQHMLIYVYMSKGSLASHLYDEKYEPLSWDLRIYIALDVARGLEYLHDGAVPPVIHRDIKSSNILLDQSMRARVADFGLSREEMVSKHASNIRGTFGYLDPEYVSTRAFTKKSDVYSFGVLLFELIAGRNPQQGLMEYVELAAMNTEGKVGWEEIVDSRLDGKFDTQELNDMAALAYKCINRVPKKRPSMRDIVQVLSRIPKMRHSRKHHTQSLSSTANDIAIDVDQPDSHTPVSEHKREESMDSTADTFEV